In Fragaria vesca subsp. vesca unplaced genomic scaffold, FraVesHawaii_1.0 scf0510803, whole genome shotgun sequence, the sequence GACCAGTACTACCAGAGGGGGTTGATGCACCCCCACCCTTAATATATGCAAGCATAGGGTTAAGCCCCGCAGAAGATAAATCCGCAACTTGACGTTGATAAGCAGAATTAGAGAGTCTCTCTTGAAACTCTCTATTTCTTTGAGCTTCAGCCATGCTTGTCTCAGTAGACTGATTAGCAATGGCTTCATTAGTAGCATTCGTATCTTGTTGACCAAGATAACCTAATATAGCAT encodes:
- the LOC101297601 gene encoding minor spike protein H-like, with amino-acid sequence YLGQQDTNATNEAIANQSTETSMAEAQRNREFQERLSNSAYQRQVADLSSAGLNPMLAYIKGGGASTPSGSTGQVTSAQYTSPIQGAASYRLTSAQAAKTEAEKPKIEAETSNINKISDKIDQEISNLKTDQDRTKAII